Proteins encoded together in one Oceanobacillus iheyensis HTE831 window:
- a CDS encoding DEAD/DEAH box helicase, with translation MKSIKDIDIQKLFPSAFYKRGLTYYKNDQVKDVVFDRNHNVWTATVQGSEDYFVEIGLTDMEKGSIDTFCDCPAFETFGSCKHIVASLIAISTLENNGDASIRQPNFYRSSRFIEAMSNILTPLDAVEEENYSSSEMSVEYIGSWTYDRRLQLEIKTGEQHRYVVRNVASFLDAVQDQEPFSFTKKFTYEPSIHSFLEADMEILRILHDLCKNEELYDSYTFGGRSTDRRYVTIPPYVVKDLLFKLVDRNFYIVDNVTQYKDIQLQENELPFQFYITKQDEHVVLSMSELKETIFFPLYNILFQQGVFYFPTYEQIPVLQQMEKFRFEDMNFDVPKEQTDTFLSEVIPSLQRIGDIDMDDHLSEELIKAPLQAKCYLELRDGLIIGKLEYQYGSHRIDPFQGKKDHQVMIIRDVPQEKLIMKYIEDANFRYNGKELYMDAEEEDLYHFLYHVLPYLDNYVELFLSSEFRGLFIENEPEPYTSVRMEGQSNLLEIGFNIDGINDNEVNKILQAVIERKRFFRLQSGQMMNLETEEFSSMQRLFDDMRISKEELLDGKVQMPAYRGSQLDDLIETKKHYDPHFRDLLSHLHSPEEQVYEIPENVQANLRSYQKVGYQWFKSLSQYHLGGILADDMGLGKTLQSITYLVSESNGETIGPHLIVVPSSVVYNWKNELEKFAPHLQVAVLTGNPIERHQVMSESTNKDIWITSYATLRQDIEFYQEITFQTLLLDEAQYIKNYQTKTSRAIRQIKATRRFALSGTPIENSIEELWSIFQVVLPGLMPDQRSFKQLEPKKIAAITRPFILRRLKQDVLKELPEKIESVHVSELTREQKDLYVGYLRQVQQEAVQSFKENGFQQNRMKILAGLTRLRQICCHPSMFIENYEGASGKLEQLMETIKTALDNGKRMLIFSQFTSMHEIIQERLKKEGYGYFYLHGQTSSKERVEMSERFNHGENDIFLISLKAGGTGLNLTGADTVILFDLWWNPAVEDQATGRAHRFGQKKVVQVIRLVTEGTIEEKIYDLQQRKRELIDQVIQPGETMLSSLNEDDIKELLSL, from the coding sequence TTGAAAAGTATTAAAGATATTGATATTCAAAAACTATTTCCTTCTGCATTTTATAAGCGGGGATTAACCTATTATAAAAATGACCAAGTGAAAGACGTTGTTTTTGATCGTAACCATAACGTTTGGACTGCGACAGTACAAGGTTCGGAGGATTATTTTGTTGAAATAGGGTTAACGGATATGGAGAAAGGTTCCATTGATACTTTTTGTGATTGCCCTGCTTTTGAAACATTTGGCTCTTGTAAACATATTGTAGCATCTTTAATTGCGATATCAACTTTAGAAAATAATGGAGATGCATCCATCAGACAACCAAATTTTTATCGTTCAAGCAGGTTTATAGAAGCAATGAGTAATATTTTAACCCCATTAGATGCTGTAGAGGAAGAGAATTATTCCAGTTCAGAAATGTCGGTGGAGTATATTGGGAGCTGGACCTATGATCGACGGTTACAGTTAGAAATAAAGACGGGTGAACAACATCGTTATGTTGTACGAAATGTAGCATCTTTTTTAGATGCGGTGCAGGATCAAGAACCATTTTCATTTACGAAGAAGTTTACTTACGAACCGTCCATTCACTCTTTTTTAGAAGCGGATATGGAGATTCTACGTATATTGCATGATTTATGTAAAAACGAAGAACTGTATGATAGTTATACATTTGGAGGGAGAAGTACAGATAGAAGGTATGTAACTATTCCACCTTATGTAGTGAAAGATTTACTATTTAAGCTTGTCGATCGTAATTTTTATATTGTTGATAATGTAACACAGTATAAGGATATTCAATTGCAAGAGAATGAATTACCTTTTCAGTTTTATATTACAAAACAAGATGAGCATGTTGTTTTGTCTATGTCTGAGTTGAAAGAGACTATCTTCTTTCCCTTATATAATATATTGTTTCAGCAAGGAGTATTCTATTTTCCAACCTATGAACAAATTCCAGTCTTACAACAAATGGAAAAGTTTCGATTTGAAGATATGAACTTTGATGTACCAAAAGAACAAACAGATACATTCCTATCTGAAGTAATACCTTCATTGCAACGCATAGGTGATATTGATATGGATGATCATTTATCGGAAGAACTGATAAAAGCCCCATTACAAGCAAAATGTTATTTAGAGTTAAGAGATGGTTTGATAATTGGAAAGTTAGAATATCAGTATGGTTCCCATCGTATTGATCCATTCCAAGGGAAGAAAGATCATCAGGTCATGATTATTCGAGACGTACCACAAGAAAAATTAATCATGAAATATATTGAAGATGCAAATTTTAGATATAACGGAAAAGAATTGTATATGGATGCGGAAGAAGAAGATTTATATCATTTTCTTTATCATGTGTTACCGTATTTAGATAATTATGTTGAGCTATTCTTATCTTCTGAATTCAGAGGATTGTTTATTGAAAATGAGCCAGAACCATATACGAGTGTTCGGATGGAAGGACAATCGAATTTATTAGAAATTGGTTTTAATATTGATGGGATAAATGATAATGAAGTAAATAAGATTCTACAAGCTGTAATTGAACGGAAGCGTTTCTTTCGACTGCAATCAGGTCAGATGATGAATCTGGAGACGGAAGAATTTAGTTCGATGCAGCGCTTGTTTGATGATATGAGGATTTCAAAAGAGGAACTATTAGATGGCAAGGTTCAAATGCCAGCATATCGTGGGTCGCAGTTAGATGATTTAATTGAAACAAAAAAGCATTATGATCCACATTTCCGAGATTTATTAAGTCATCTTCATTCACCAGAAGAGCAGGTATATGAAATTCCTGAAAATGTTCAAGCTAACCTACGTAGTTATCAAAAAGTAGGATATCAGTGGTTTAAGTCTTTGAGTCAGTATCATTTAGGTGGCATATTGGCAGATGATATGGGATTAGGTAAAACATTGCAGAGTATTACGTATCTGGTATCTGAATCAAATGGGGAAACAATTGGACCACATTTGATTGTTGTTCCATCATCTGTGGTTTATAACTGGAAAAATGAACTGGAGAAATTTGCTCCTCACCTACAGGTAGCGGTGTTGACAGGAAATCCTATAGAACGCCATCAAGTTATGTCAGAGTCAACGAATAAAGACATTTGGATAACATCCTATGCAACGTTACGGCAGGATATTGAATTTTATCAGGAAATAACATTCCAAACGTTATTACTGGATGAGGCGCAGTATATAAAAAACTATCAAACAAAAACTTCTCGTGCTATCCGACAAATTAAAGCAACAAGACGGTTTGCATTAAGTGGTACACCTATTGAGAATTCAATAGAAGAGCTGTGGTCCATATTTCAAGTGGTTCTACCAGGATTGATGCCTGATCAACGATCGTTTAAACAGCTAGAACCTAAAAAAATTGCTGCAATAACTCGACCTTTTATCTTACGAAGATTAAAGCAAGATGTTTTAAAAGAGTTGCCTGAGAAAATTGAATCTGTGCACGTATCTGAATTGACGAGGGAGCAAAAAGATCTTTACGTTGGCTACTTACGACAGGTTCAGCAGGAAGCAGTCCAGTCATTTAAAGAAAATGGATTCCAACAAAACAGAATGAAAATTCTTGCTGGGCTAACGCGTCTAAGGCAAATATGTTGTCATCCTTCCATGTTTATTGAAAACTATGAAGGAGCATCCGGGAAGCTGGAACAACTGATGGAAACAATTAAGACGGCATTAGATAATGGTAAGCGAATGTTGATTTTCTCTCAATTTACAAGTATGCATGAAATTATCCAGGAGCGGCTGAAAAAAGAAGGGTATGGATATTTTTATCTCCACGGTCAGACTTCTTCTAAGGAAAGAGTCGAAATGAGTGAACGATTTAATCATGGAGAGAATGATATTTTTCTTATTTCACTTAAAGCCGGTGGAACAGGTTTAAACCTCACTGGTGCAGATACGGTTATTTTATTTGATTTATGGTGGAATCCAGCTGTAGAAGACCAAGCAACTGGTAGAGCTCATCGTTTTGGACAAAAAAAGGTTGTACAAGTAATTCGTTTAGTAACAGAAGGAACAATAGAAGAAAAAATATATGATTTACAGCAAAGGAAAAGAGAGCTGATAGATCAGGTTATCCAACCTGGAGAAACAATGCTTTCATCATTAAATGAAGATGATATAAAAGAATTGTTAAGTTTATAA
- a CDS encoding MFS transporter, with protein MVQEGNTKASLGKEKIWSRDFLFIWVANFFIFLGFQMTLPTIPLFVKELGGSDQMVGIIVGIFTFSALLIRPYAGHALESKGRGFVYLLGLGIFVISVGAYAFTASLVLLVIIRIVQGIGWGFSTTAGGTVATDLIPPKRRGEGMGYFGLSGNIALAFGPSLGLTLVGIISYSQLFLLCAVFGLFALLFALKIHYRKVNVSPHKTQPARFDVFEKSAIQPAVLLFFITFAFGGIATFLPLHAMERGVEGIQLYFLIFAIFIMISRTFSGQIYDRKGHKYIFLPAAVLIFVSMLLLAWLPSTAILLTAAGCFGLGFGAIQPALQAWAVNKAPSDRKGMANATFFSSFDLGVGIGAILFGQIASWFNYASIYLTAAGSIVISILIYIFVVLKSKKKLV; from the coding sequence ATGGTGCAGGAAGGAAATACTAAAGCTAGTTTAGGCAAAGAGAAAATTTGGTCGAGGGACTTTCTGTTTATATGGGTGGCGAATTTTTTTATTTTCCTAGGATTTCAAATGACATTACCAACTATACCATTATTTGTTAAAGAATTAGGCGGTAGTGATCAAATGGTTGGAATTATCGTTGGTATATTTACATTTTCAGCATTACTTATTCGCCCGTATGCAGGGCATGCTTTAGAATCAAAGGGAAGAGGATTTGTTTATTTATTAGGCTTAGGGATTTTTGTTATATCCGTAGGAGCGTATGCATTTACAGCAAGTCTTGTTCTACTTGTCATTATCCGTATCGTCCAAGGAATCGGTTGGGGATTCTCCACAACTGCTGGAGGGACTGTTGCAACTGATCTGATTCCTCCTAAGCGTCGAGGGGAAGGAATGGGTTATTTTGGTTTATCAGGTAATATCGCTTTAGCATTCGGTCCATCGTTAGGATTAACACTAGTGGGGATTATTTCATATAGTCAGCTGTTTTTATTATGTGCAGTATTTGGTTTATTTGCATTATTATTCGCATTGAAAATTCACTATAGGAAAGTAAATGTATCACCACATAAAACACAGCCAGCTCGATTTGATGTATTTGAAAAATCAGCTATACAACCGGCTGTTCTCTTATTTTTTATTACTTTTGCTTTTGGAGGGATAGCAACATTTTTACCACTTCATGCAATGGAAAGAGGCGTTGAAGGCATCCAGTTGTATTTCTTGATTTTTGCTATTTTTATAATGATATCTCGTACATTTTCTGGTCAAATCTATGATCGCAAAGGACATAAATATATATTCTTGCCTGCAGCCGTATTAATTTTTGTATCCATGTTATTGTTAGCTTGGCTACCTAGTACAGCCATTCTATTAACAGCAGCTGGATGTTTTGGGTTAGGGTTCGGAGCAATTCAACCAGCTCTACAAGCATGGGCTGTTAATAAAGCGCCTAGTGATCGAAAGGGGATGGCTAATGCAACATTTTTTTCTTCATTTGACTTAGGAGTAGGTATCGGTGCAATCTTATTTGGACAAATAGCTTCCTGGTTTAATTATGCTTCCATTTACTTAACTGCAGCAGGATCCATTGTAATTTCAATCTTAATTTATATATTCGTAGTGCTTAAATCGAAAAAGAAACTAGTGTAA
- a CDS encoding ABC transporter permease: MFKFIIRRLLQTIPVLIGVSILVFSMMHLIPGDPAQILAGESAPKEQVENIRERLGLNEPIPMQYFSYVTDAVQGDLGSSMRSGRPVSEEIGARFWVTVEFSIYATILGVFLGLIAGIVSATRKYTFLDTSLMLVALFGLSMPNFWLGLMLIQWFSIGIDLPAWVPFFDNTSWFSPSGWGNFDQLVLPVITLGTGSAAIIARMTRSSMLDVIGQDYIRTARAKGVKETIVIYRHALKNALIPVVTVVGLQFGSLLGGAVLAESVFAINGMGKLIIDSITARDFPVVQGTILVVALLFVLVNLLVDITYNFLNKRIDLD, encoded by the coding sequence ATGTTTAAATTTATTATTCGAAGATTACTGCAAACTATTCCCGTACTTATTGGGGTATCTATATTAGTATTTAGTATGATGCATTTAATCCCTGGTGATCCAGCACAAATATTAGCAGGTGAAAGTGCACCAAAAGAACAAGTAGAGAACATTCGAGAAAGACTAGGTTTAAACGAACCAATTCCAATGCAATATTTCTCATATGTCACAGATGCTGTGCAAGGTGACTTAGGTAGCTCAATGAGAAGTGGTCGTCCTGTCTCAGAAGAAATCGGAGCAAGATTCTGGGTCACTGTTGAGTTTTCGATATATGCCACTATTTTAGGTGTATTTTTAGGACTAATCGCTGGTATTGTATCAGCAACGAGAAAGTATACTTTCTTAGATACATCTCTAATGCTAGTTGCTTTATTTGGACTATCCATGCCGAATTTCTGGTTAGGTTTAATGTTAATTCAATGGTTCTCTATAGGTATTGATTTACCAGCATGGGTACCATTCTTTGACAATACGAGTTGGTTTAGTCCATCCGGATGGGGAAATTTTGATCAACTAGTTCTTCCAGTTATAACTTTAGGAACAGGTAGTGCAGCTATCATTGCTAGAATGACAAGGTCCAGTATGCTAGATGTTATTGGACAAGATTATATACGTACAGCCCGTGCAAAAGGGGTAAAAGAAACAATCGTTATTTACAGACATGCATTAAAAAATGCGTTGATCCCAGTAGTTACAGTCGTTGGGCTACAATTTGGTAGTCTACTTGGCGGAGCAGTACTTGCTGAATCCGTATTTGCAATTAATGGTATGGGTAAATTAATTATTGATTCTATTACTGCTCGTGACTTTCCAGTTGTACAAGGTACTATTCTTGTAGTTGCTCTATTATTCGTTCTCGTAAATCTATTAGTAGATATTACGTACAATTTCCTTAATAAACGAATCGACCTCGATTAA
- a CDS encoding glutathione ABC transporter substrate-binding protein translates to MKLSKKSLLLLVFGLLLSVVLVACASEPDEGGNTDSSGDSDADSEESTEGGEGGELVIATLSDAVSLDPAGSNDVPSSNVQANIFESLTKQDANMEVQPSLATEWEAIDDTTWEFKLREGVKFHDGSDFNAEVVKANIERILDPDVGSPRLFLYEMIEEIEVVDDYTIRFTTEFPFSPLPAHLAHNGGAMVSLDVINEDYAAMENGEDPGSVINNNPVGTGFFKFDKWDPGSQIRLVKNEEYWDEPAKLDSVVFKVVTEGLTRVAELQTGDSHISDPLSPNDVEQVEAMDGVSVTQQGSVSLSYVGFNMEKEPFDDPNVRKAINMAIDKSQIIDGIYNGVGTPAIGPLAPDVFGYDENAPGLEYDPEQAKELLAEAGLEDGFSTTLWTNDSQERVDAATNIQAQLKEFNIDVDVQVLEWGAYLEQTAQGEHDMFVLGWSTVTGDADYGLYALFHSNNVGDAGNRTFTKDEELDALLDEARQEPDPETRQQLYSEIQVKLTEVAPMLYIHHQDFLLGVSDKVQGLTQLPTQILQLKDVTLEQ, encoded by the coding sequence GTGAAATTGTCAAAAAAGTCTTTATTATTATTAGTTTTTGGTTTACTTCTAAGTGTTGTACTAGTAGCATGTGCTAGTGAACCTGATGAAGGTGGTAACACAGATTCTTCTGGTGATTCAGATGCAGACTCTGAAGAATCTACAGAAGGCGGCGAGGGTGGAGAGCTTGTTATTGCAACTCTATCAGATGCCGTATCGTTGGATCCTGCTGGTTCCAATGACGTACCGTCTAGTAACGTGCAAGCAAACATATTTGAATCTTTAACAAAACAAGATGCAAATATGGAAGTACAACCAAGTCTGGCAACAGAATGGGAAGCAATTGATGATACTACATGGGAATTCAAGCTTCGTGAAGGTGTTAAATTCCATGATGGATCAGACTTTAACGCAGAAGTGGTTAAAGCGAATATTGAACGTATCTTAGATCCAGATGTAGGATCTCCACGTTTATTCTTATATGAAATGATTGAAGAAATTGAAGTTGTAGATGATTATACAATTCGTTTTACAACAGAGTTTCCATTTTCACCACTTCCAGCTCACTTAGCGCATAATGGTGGTGCAATGGTATCTCTAGATGTAATTAATGAAGACTATGCAGCTATGGAAAATGGAGAAGATCCAGGTAGTGTTATTAATAATAATCCTGTTGGAACAGGATTCTTCAAATTTGATAAATGGGATCCAGGTTCACAGATTCGCTTAGTTAAGAATGAAGAATATTGGGATGAGCCTGCAAAACTTGATTCTGTAGTATTTAAGGTAGTTACTGAAGGTCTTACACGAGTAGCAGAATTACAAACTGGTGACTCACATATTTCTGATCCACTTAGTCCGAATGACGTAGAGCAAGTGGAAGCGATGGATGGCGTTAGTGTAACACAACAAGGTAGTGTAAGTTTATCTTATGTTGGATTTAACATGGAAAAAGAGCCTTTCGATGATCCGAATGTACGTAAGGCAATCAATATGGCAATTGATAAGAGCCAAATCATTGATGGTATTTATAATGGAGTAGGTACTCCAGCAATTGGGCCTTTAGCTCCAGATGTATTTGGTTATGATGAAAATGCTCCCGGATTAGAATATGATCCTGAACAGGCAAAAGAATTGCTTGCAGAAGCAGGATTAGAGGATGGCTTCTCAACTACACTTTGGACAAACGATAGTCAAGAGCGTGTGGATGCTGCAACAAATATCCAAGCTCAATTAAAAGAATTCAATATTGATGTAGATGTACAAGTTCTTGAGTGGGGTGCGTATTTAGAGCAAACTGCACAAGGTGAGCATGATATGTTTGTATTAGGTTGGTCTACTGTTACTGGTGATGCGGATTATGGTTTATATGCATTGTTCCATTCGAATAATGTAGGAGATGCTGGTAACCGTACGTTTACAAAAGATGAAGAGTTAGATGCACTTCTAGATGAAGCGCGTCAAGAGCCAGATCCAGAGACTCGTCAACAACTTTATAGCGAAATTCAAGTGAAATTAACTGAGGTAGCTCCGATGCTTTATATTCACCACCAAGACTTCTTACTTGGTGTAAGTGATAAAGTACAAGGCTTAACTCAATTACCAACACAAATTCTTCAGTTGAAAGACGTAACGTTAGAACAATAA
- the nikC gene encoding nickel transporter permease, with translation MSQPTEHIETPQTAHKPPNPRLKSWKIVFNKFKKNKSAMIGGFLIIFLLIIAIVGPFFTPYEPYEQNIVNKLQSPSAEHWFGTDNFGRDIFSRVIQGTGLTLTIGFFSIALGATMGVLFGLLAGFYGKRTDSIIMRIMDILLAFPGILLALAIVTVLGGSIANLIIAVAVSSIPVFARIVRGSVLSVKNLEYIDAMRALGASDTRIIFKHIFPNITSPIIVQATLSIATAILSASGLSFLGLGAQPPSAEWGAMLSDGRNYLYNAGHVALFPGLAIVVAVLAFNLLGDGLRDAFDPKTKE, from the coding sequence ATGAGCCAACCAACTGAACACATTGAAACCCCCCAAACTGCTCATAAGCCACCTAATCCTAGGCTGAAAAGTTGGAAAATTGTTTTTAATAAGTTTAAGAAAAATAAGTCAGCTATGATTGGTGGATTTTTAATTATTTTCTTATTAATAATTGCAATTGTTGGGCCTTTTTTCACTCCTTATGAACCTTATGAACAAAATATCGTGAACAAATTACAAAGCCCTTCTGCTGAACATTGGTTTGGAACAGATAACTTTGGAAGAGATATTTTTAGTCGTGTCATTCAAGGGACAGGCCTAACACTGACGATTGGATTTTTCTCCATAGCTTTAGGTGCAACTATGGGTGTACTTTTTGGATTACTTGCAGGTTTTTATGGTAAGCGTACGGATAGCATAATTATGCGAATCATGGATATTTTACTTGCTTTCCCTGGTATTCTTTTAGCTTTAGCTATTGTTACTGTATTAGGAGGAAGTATCGCTAACTTAATTATAGCTGTTGCCGTTTCAAGTATTCCTGTATTTGCACGTATCGTTCGCGGATCTGTTTTATCTGTTAAGAATTTAGAATATATCGATGCTATGCGTGCACTTGGTGCTAGTGATACCCGGATTATTTTTAAACACATTTTTCCGAATATTACCTCTCCTATCATCGTTCAGGCAACTCTGAGTATTGCCACAGCAATTTTATCTGCAAGTGGATTATCTTTCCTCGGTTTAGGTGCACAACCGCCATCGGCTGAATGGGGTGCGATGCTTAGTGATGGAAGAAACTACCTATATAATGCTGGCCATGTTGCACTCTTTCCTGGATTAGCTATTGTAGTTGCTGTATTAGCATTTAATTTACTAGGTGATGGATTAAGAGATGCATTTGATCCAAAAACGAAAGAATAG
- a CDS encoding ABC transporter ATP-binding protein, producing MTSTPNTYDNILEINELQTSFFTKDLEVKAVDGVSFSIPRGKVLGVVGESGSGKSITSLSILRLIEEPGKIKGGEIKFKGENLLNKSESQMRKIRGNEISMIFQEPMTSLNPTFTVGQQIGEAYKIHQGLNKKEAKQRSIEMLKLVGIPSPEKRVDQYPHELSGGMRQRVMIAMALACNPDLLIADEPTTALDVTIQAQILDLIKDLQEQLDMGVLLITHDLGVVAETCDYVAVMYCGKVVEFTDKKSLFSSPKHPYTVGLMQSIPQHDKDVEGDLSVIKGSVPSPAEMPKGCRFAPRCPFATDLCHEKLPNLETDENGNQIRCWIYSDEWNGDPEVSVYEQPKTTS from the coding sequence ATGACAAGTACACCAAACACTTATGATAATATATTAGAGATTAATGAGTTACAGACTTCCTTTTTCACCAAAGATCTAGAGGTAAAAGCTGTTGATGGTGTGTCCTTTAGTATTCCTAGAGGAAAAGTACTTGGTGTTGTTGGTGAGTCTGGTTCGGGTAAAAGTATTACTTCATTATCAATCCTTCGACTCATTGAAGAGCCAGGAAAGATTAAAGGTGGAGAAATCAAATTCAAAGGGGAAAATCTATTAAATAAATCAGAATCTCAAATGCGTAAAATTCGAGGTAATGAGATTTCTATGATTTTCCAAGAACCGATGACTTCACTGAATCCGACTTTCACAGTCGGCCAACAGATTGGTGAGGCATACAAAATTCATCAAGGTCTAAATAAAAAGGAAGCTAAACAACGTTCCATTGAAATGTTGAAATTAGTAGGAATTCCTTCTCCAGAAAAACGCGTAGATCAATATCCACATGAACTATCTGGCGGGATGCGACAAAGAGTAATGATTGCAATGGCATTAGCTTGTAATCCAGATTTATTAATTGCTGATGAACCTACTACAGCTCTCGATGTAACTATTCAAGCTCAGATATTAGATTTAATCAAAGATTTACAAGAGCAACTTGATATGGGAGTTCTATTAATTACCCATGATTTAGGGGTTGTAGCAGAGACATGTGATTACGTAGCTGTAATGTATTGTGGAAAAGTTGTTGAATTTACAGATAAGAAGAGTCTCTTCTCTTCTCCAAAGCATCCATATACGGTCGGATTAATGCAATCAATACCTCAACATGATAAAGATGTTGAAGGAGACTTATCTGTTATTAAAGGTTCGGTGCCAAGTCCAGCAGAAATGCCTAAAGGATGTCGTTTTGCTCCACGTTGTCCGTTCGCTACAGATTTATGTCATGAAAAACTACCAAACTTAGAAACGGATGAAAATGGTAATCAAATTCGTTGTTGGATTTACTCTGATGAATGGAATGGAGATCCGGAGGTGAGTGTTTATGAACAACCAAAAACAACTTCTTAA
- a CDS encoding ABC transporter ATP-binding protein has protein sequence MNNQKQLLKVRDLKQHFPIKGGVLGKTVNHVKAVDGVSFDVYEGETLSIVGESGCGKSTTGRAILRLDEPTSGEVEFNGTNILELKKKDMNKYRKDMQIIFQDPYASINPRQTVRQVLTEAMEIQNSYPKEERREKVLELMERVGLGPHQADRFPHEFSGGQRQRIGIARALTVEPKLIIADEAVSALDVSIQAQVINLLKELQRDYNLTYLFISHDLGVVRHISDRIIVMYLGKIVEIADKKSLFDNNMHPYTKALLSAIPSTDMEKKRERILLKGDVPSPIDPPQGCRFHTRCPFATELCRTKVPELRNTEGMQEGHLSACHHMEAIRSGEHKQTVNA, from the coding sequence ATGAACAACCAAAAACAACTTCTTAAAGTAAGAGATTTAAAACAACACTTTCCTATTAAAGGTGGAGTTTTAGGAAAAACGGTTAATCATGTTAAAGCGGTTGACGGTGTTTCATTTGATGTATATGAAGGTGAAACATTAAGTATTGTTGGGGAATCTGGTTGTGGTAAATCAACTACCGGTAGAGCTATTTTACGCTTAGATGAACCAACTAGTGGAGAAGTAGAATTTAATGGTACGAATATACTTGAATTAAAGAAAAAAGATATGAATAAATATCGTAAAGATATGCAAATTATCTTCCAGGATCCTTATGCTTCCATTAATCCACGTCAAACGGTTAGACAAGTATTAACAGAGGCAATGGAGATTCAAAACTCTTATCCAAAAGAGGAAAGAAGAGAGAAAGTCTTAGAATTAATGGAACGTGTTGGTCTTGGCCCGCACCAAGCAGATCGTTTTCCACATGAGTTTAGTGGTGGGCAGCGACAACGTATTGGAATCGCTCGCGCTTTGACGGTTGAGCCTAAACTTATTATTGCCGATGAAGCAGTATCTGCACTAGATGTTTCCATTCAAGCACAAGTAATTAATTTATTAAAAGAATTACAGCGTGATTATAATCTTACCTATTTATTTATATCACATGATTTAGGGGTTGTTCGTCATATCTCTGATCGTATTATCGTTATGTATCTTGGTAAAATCGTAGAAATTGCAGATAAAAAATCGTTATTTGATAATAATATGCATCCATATACAAAGGCACTCTTATCCGCTATACCATCAACGGATATGGAGAAAAAACGAGAGCGTATATTACTAAAGGGAGATGTCCCTTCTCCGATTGATCCTCCACAAGGATGTCGGTTCCACACTCGTTGCCCATTTGCTACAGAGTTGTGTCGTACAAAAGTTCCTGAACTAAGGAATACAGAAGGGATGCAAGAAGGTCACCTATCTGCTTGTCACCATATGGAGGCTATTCGTTCTGGTGAACATAAACAAACAGTAAATGCTTAA
- a CDS encoding serine hydrolase, which produces MSLRMIETALSAIKPAPPVSVSIIVKTNNGIIRSKETKQMRSASIIKLFILASAYHLKEKGKISLTDQIKLSSNDFVQGSGVISYLSDVKFLTYQQLLELMIIVSDNTASNYLIERLGIPEIQAFIENLGCQQTRLERKFMDIEAQKLGKENVTSALDVIRLFDIFTEKNNFLGEKSQQHILSILKNQQFNSKLTAYTEYNPLVTSYHKSGELKGVEHDAAIFLKDNKSFKVVVLTEGWENNGDGQAFIASFGKVLHRFLQQEA; this is translated from the coding sequence TTGTCATTAAGAATGATTGAAACGGCATTGTCCGCTATTAAGCCCGCTCCACCAGTTTCTGTAAGCATAATAGTTAAAACAAACAATGGGATTATACGCTCAAAAGAAACGAAGCAAATGCGATCAGCCAGTATAATTAAACTGTTTATTCTTGCTTCAGCATACCATTTAAAAGAAAAAGGAAAAATATCATTAACAGATCAAATAAAACTATCTTCTAATGATTTTGTTCAAGGATCTGGAGTTATTTCCTATCTATCTGATGTAAAATTTCTTACGTATCAACAATTACTAGAATTAATGATTATTGTATCGGATAACACCGCAAGTAATTATCTTATAGAAAGGTTGGGAATCCCAGAAATTCAAGCATTTATTGAGAATTTGGGTTGTCAACAGACAAGATTAGAACGAAAGTTTATGGATATAGAAGCTCAAAAATTAGGTAAAGAAAATGTAACTTCAGCATTGGATGTAATCAGATTATTTGATATATTTACAGAGAAGAATAATTTTTTAGGGGAAAAATCACAACAACACATATTAAGTATTTTAAAAAATCAACAATTTAACAGTAAATTAACCGCTTACACAGAATATAACCCTCTCGTTACTTCGTATCACAAAAGTGGTGAGTTAAAAGGTGTAGAACATGACGCTGCTATCTTTTTAAAAGATAATAAATCGTTTAAAGTAGTAGTACTTACAGAGGGTTGGGAAAACAACGGAGATGGTCAAGCGTTTATAGCTTCATTCGGAAAAGTACTTCATAGATTCTTACAACAAGAAGCTTAA